The genomic region ACTCAGAGCTATACagtcaaaatatattttatttaaaagatttttttatttagataCGTCTAAAAATAATATAGAAGCAAGTGAGAAATGTTATTCTCAGGCTTGCAGCTTTGCTGTATCTCAGTTTAGCTGAATGaacaaaccaataaaaaaatccaTGTACACAAAAAACTTAATGGCTGAACTTGTACATTTAACCTCCATCTGAAGGCACACGGATAACTACACCTGTTAGTTGCCAATAGTGAGCAACTAGGTTACAGTTGCCTTATTTTTGTCCACCGAGAATCTAATACCACCTGGGAGGTTCACTAGTCCAAAGCGTAGCAATTTGATTTTATAATCAAAATGACACAGGTATCCACTCATATACACATACCTTGAACAAAACACTGAATATGATACTCCAAAAGCACAAATACAATATATTTCAAGATACTTGATGTTTCTGAAACTTGGAAAGGCTGAAGACAAAAATTACCTCATATGTAATGTTGCCTCCCGAAGTAGCTGGCTGGCGGAGAGATGCATTTGAGATGGTACCAGAAGCAGATAGAATGCATATTTCACGCTTGCTCTgttgcatgaaaaacatgattttctGGCCCACATCCTGTTAGACATTTCACTAAACTGTGTGAGCAcataacaaacaaagaaaacaaaataacgGGAACACTGTATAACTACTGCACCAAAAGTAAGTTTAGGCAAGATAAACAAGGTAAGTTCAGGCAACCATTGATGTAGTAAAAATACAACAGTAACTGCcccaaaggaaaaaggaaaccaCTTCTGCAAGGTTGTTACAAAACCCACAAACAAATTCAAGGAAATATTCTATATCCAATATCAGCATGTTAGACATTAAAAcaatgtgaaaataaaaaacatgcaATCAAATAAGAAAGAGCTATATTCCAGAATCTgcaatttatataaataaataaaaaaaataaaaaataaaaaaaaacacacacacacacttgatTGAAGGGGAAAAACATTGAATTAGGACATTCATACCTCCCCAGCAGCAACAGTTAAAACATGTGGTGTAAAACCTTGCCCTGCATTGCCTGCATCAACCAATTAAGAGTACCACATGAGTGTTTTAAATTATGATTATTTATATCACAAAACAAGCCTCTTTGGACTACAGTATTGACATCACTTAAAAAACTATACTTGGTATTACCGAAACTAAACACTAGGTAACTATCCTTAAAAAGCAAAAACATAAGAGCTTCTTATCAATATCTTACTATCAAGCCAACCAAAGTTTCCACTCCAAAAAGTGTGTGATCTCGGAAGATTTTGGTTCATGTAAATAAAAGTTACCAAATTGCCTTATCTTCTCTTTTTACTTCCCCAAAAACTTATCATTCAAACAGATGGGGAAGTTATTCTACTCCAATTTTAAAATTGACAGCCAACTATGCCCACCATTTGACAATAATTATACTGAACACTCCCAAAAGGTTACTACTTTGGGTGTGAGGACACCAAACAATGCAACCGAAAACACTTATAAATTTAAGCATTGGAACAAAACCTCTAAAATTGCAACGTATTCACAATAAACtattaacaaataaaaacgCAGAAAACAGGGCAGCCACTGCGAAACAAGgcgaattaaaaaaataaaaacccaaataaaatcGAAGCAATTCGCAACAACCCGCCGAGAATACGAAATTTCAAAACGAAACACAAATAGGGTATTTCCAGAACACTCACCCAGAACCATCAAGTTTCAATCTTTCCACATCAATGCTACCAAAAACTTAAAACCCAAATCGAAATCGAAGAAATTAGCAAAAATATGGAGAATTTCACTaccaaattgcaaaaaaaattctaaaaaggTATTTATTTGCGACCCACCGAGAGAAAACTGCTGAGATTTTTTGGTCGACCCAGAAAACGAAGGCGAGACGGCGCCGTGTTGGTCCTTCTTCTCCTTGGAGGACGAGGAGTGAGACGACGTCGTCGCTGCCTTCTTGGCCGCCAGAGCCTGCTCCGGCGTGCCGTACTTTCTGGGCCGCCCCCGCTTCCTTTTCGCGGGCTCAAGTGGCGAGGTCACCGCCGAGGAGGGCACTGAGTGAGAGTACACCATGTGGGAGCCATAAGTTGAGTGGGTGTTGGGCAAGAGACCATTGGTCGGAGAGGGAGTGGTTGCGGCTGTGGAAGGGGCGGCGGGGGCGGGGGCCGTCGTGGTGGTGGGGTGTTGGAAGTAGGAGCTCAATTGGTTTTCATTCGGTTCCATTtggagttttagagagagagagagagagagagagagagagtccgtcgaataaacaaaataattattttatttttcttcattttattttatttttggttggtTTTCTTGGTTTGCGCTTTTAATTGTGTGGTGTGATTTTGGCCGTCGgattgggttttaggtttgatttgaCATTTAGACTCCAGTCAACAAGTTCacaaattacatttttttttttcaacaaaaaaataaacttttatTCTAAAGTACAAACCAATGTTATTCTTGATATGTAACTAAAAAGTTTTAGGTTTCGGCTGGTTCAATACCACATTATGTCAATCTTATTGTGCGACTTAATTCAAGTTTCTATTAATTTTAGAGTAAATTatagttgtataaaaaaattgaacgaGAAAACGATGTAAAATCAAGTATAAGAACGTAAGTTTACTATCTTTCCAACTAGTGTAACTTACATAAGaaattcatattttataaatattgaGCCTTTTGTCGAGTTTTAACTCTTGTTTATTCGTTATAAGTGTGACCCTCTGTAAGTCGTTGACGTGCTCGACATATAAGTCAACCTGATGTTAGATCACATCGACTCCAAAAAAAACCTTTAcaaaaattacttttattatacattttttttattacaaataatATTCTACACGAATCCGcgttgaaaaaataaatagaaaattgaaaaagaaaaccatAGCAATCCCAATTAATGTTTTGGTGGGACGATTTCAGTTAATTTGGCACCTCACCAGTCCCCACCAACCTTAAGTTGCTTCTCCAAAAGATACCTACCTGTTAGTGGGGCTATATGCTCAAAAGTTGATATAACTAATTGTCAGTGTTTGTTGagatatttgcaatttgaatatcaaattttttattttattttttggtttgcaCACCACAAGAACAATGATATGAACGCTATTTTTGTCGAATAATGATGgttcaattataattttttttttttgtcaaaatagttCAATTATAATTGCACTTAGCATATGTGAGTTAAATCAATCGGCCTTAATAAAATTATGTGTTTGACGGatgaattttttagttttaacacGAAATTTGATAACATGGATCCCGATGAACAAAAAATGTATATTTTAGACTTTagaatatctatatatatataaccggAAGACAAAAAGGTAATTCATTCGTAATTTTAAAAGTGTCGTTTCCTAATTAGGATTTTTAgataaaacaatttaatttaaacaaaaaaacaaaccaacACAATAAAACcattcaaaataaatatataaaaaagatttaaaacaaagtaaaataaataaaattacaagtaaaaaataacataaaaaagagaaaattacgAGTGCGGAAAGAGACTAGTAAATGATGAAGTGATATGCTTTGTTCAATAAAATCCAAAAGCGAAGTGGCAGTTGTTTCGGTTAAAAAGAGGGAAACCGTTTTATTCAAAACAAGAAGAAACCAAAAAGGTGAATCCTTTTgttcctctttctccctccctTCCAGACCTTTTCGTTTTCTCGTTTTCTGTCCAGCATTTTGTCAACATAAAACCGCACATAACAGCATGGATCTTCTCCGAAACGTCGATAAATTTCGAGACTTCTGTGTCTAACCACAGCGATTTGATCATGCATGAGAGCAGCACAGATTTGGTAGAAGGAGCAAGCATGAAGAACAACACTGGGATCACATCGTTGAAGCAGCAATACGGTCAGTACTGtaatttttctctcttccccttGTTGGCGCTGTAGTAAATACTTAGGGAATTTTCGCTATAAGAGCGACCCCAAGCCAACAAAGTTCCCTGCTTTGCAAGGGTCGGAGATTATCGCTCTGGAGATAAAAATTACGGAGTATAGAATACTCTGGAGCAACGTAGATATTCACAGCATAATGTGATGGTACAGGTGGAGATCATGGAAGTAAAGAAATGGTGCAACTTGAAGTTGATGGAGGAGAATTAGATTTGCTTGATGGGATGTATGATAAGCCACTTTCATGCTTCGGCTGTGGCATTGGATGGTCCTCGTGAGTTTCTAATTCAAGATTCCtactttttcctttcctttaaGGGACGATAGTGATTGATGTTTTGCACGTTTTGTagagcataaacatgtatttacAAGCACAGAGTGAGAATGATGGATGAATATGTGTTAGTATTAAGATGCTCACTTTTCATTTGAATTGAGGGATGCTagagattttttcttttttttttggcggtTTTTCTAGGGTACAAACACGGATTATTATGAATACTTAAGCGACTCATAAGATGGTGTACTAAACCAATCAAACGGTTTAGTAAGACTCTTAGAAGTAGCGTTAGACATGCTATACATATGTTCCTGTTGAGTACGTGTTTGTCCTGTAGACAGAACTAAAGATTTAAGGATCGATGCTCGTGACAGGTTTCTCTTGGGATTTGCCTTTCCACCACTATGGTATTATGCTACAGTCCTTTACTTTGGGAACCACCTTAAAGACCCCAGGGAACGACCTGGCCTTGCAGCATCTGCCATTGCAGTAAGAAATTATGCAGATTTTTTCCTACCATTTTTTTGTCTTCTGATGTTTGGTGTTGGCATTTTGTTTCCTCTTGTGCTGAAAACTTGCACTGATGCAGGCTTTAATTTGCTTGGTCATCGTCGCGGTTGCTCTGCTCGTTGTTTTCTGCTTGCAGTAGCAGCTGGTGTTATGTCCCTTCAAGAGAAGGAGAGAATTTCTGCCACAAATTGTTGGCAAATCTTATCATTTGTAACGGGATTGTTGTAACAATTTAGTGACCGTCTTCAAAAGTAGATCTCAAGTTTGTGTCGTTTGAGTTTTCATTACGTCTCAAGATTTATGCTGGATAACCATTGCAGAAtagagcaagaaacaaggatCGCTATTTCTTGCACGACATCCCGATTCCCGAATTTAAAGAAGAATATCAAATGACATTAAAATTAGAAGATAACCTCATGGGAATCAGTTAAACAGAACTCACACCAAGCACATACAATGATTAAAGAGATAACACAAACACAAGTTAACGCGAGCACATACACACAGAGTACGAAGTTCTGGCGTGTATTGTAGATACTACAGCCAGGAACCATGGCTCCTGTCACATGTTCGATATATTCACACGAAAAGGTTTTCCGTAGCTTAGCAATTTACACAATCATCTACCGCACTTCTAGATTTTCTCCTTTAGGGCCTCCTCGCCTGCGGTCTCTTTGTCTTTGATAGAAAGTGAGGCCACGTTAAGTAATTGTGAGCTCTTAAGTCCCTCTAGCTGCAATACGGTGCATAATTTGGTGAGTTATATAATGAAACAGGAGGTTGTTATAGTTAAAACGAAGATCAAAAGCCAATTCAATCAGTATCATACATATCTCAAacatgccaccacaaggaacgTTTTAGTTATCAAAGTTATTGAGCAAAACCTGCATCTTACTGGTCATCCAATGAGTTGGCGCCTATCTTCCCCCAATTATCACATAATCGTAAGATCTACGGAGTTCTTGAATTATATCTATATCTTGCCTTTGCAATTTAACACTTGGTTTCACAACTTTATTTAACATAACTTATCGCCCTATAGGCGATATGGTGTTCAAAACTTAACGATGCCTCTTACCAAATGCTCATATTAATCTCAAAGTACAGGAGGATTACAAACTCCAGAAATTACCTCAGTGCATGTTTCTTGGTATGCTGCTGAAAGTGTGCTATACTTTTTCTGCAACTCGGACAATTCAGCCTGTAGTTTTTCGTAATCAGACACAGATGGACCCCCTAACTTTTGTTGAACAAACCTGTCAAAAAATTgaatatcaaaatcaaaatacGTCTTAACATTTGTCGATGCACACCAGCATACATTTGTTAGTTCAAACTAGACCAAGCAGCAAAACACAATTAAGCACAACTACCCAACATCTGCAAGACAGCAACAGTAGTAGATGGAAGCGGAATACTCCAGTTACAACAAATCTCTCTGTTCATGGATGATTTACATCACTCGGTTCCAAGGAAAACGCTTATGAGCATCATGGTTCAGTTTATATGATGATTACTGATTGATTACGCATCCTCAAGGTCCTCAATAATGTGAAAAATTACCATGAATCAAGTAAAAAGAGCACATTGACAATGTAAAGTACCATTTCTCACGAAGAATTGATACACAACTGAAATAGCATTCAGACTAAACCTCGCGAACAAGGATCACGTAATTGCATAGCAACCATCATATGTTCAAAGCTCTCACAATTCTCAACACGGTTCACACATACTCAAAGTGTATTATAAACTGGTCCGAAAGGGTTGACGATCTAAGCAAAAATGTGCAATGACAACGAGATGTAAAAGCTAACATCGAAAAAGCTAACATCTAACTTTTGATGTGGAAGAATATGTAGCTAATAATAACATACTGAATTCTTGAGCAAATATTCAACAAATCCACATGAAATTAACCTAATTGAGTTGAGCTAGCAAAAAGTCTAAAACTTGAATCTAGGCTCACATAAATTTTAGATCACAGAGTCAAAGAAATGAACTCACTCAAGTGCAGAGGAAGGCTTCTCATTCTGCTCATACAAAGCAACCAGAACTGTCCCAgaaaaattcacaaaattatataaaacaacaacaacaataatgcCTTTTTCCCACCaagtggggtcggctgtatgaatcatACAATGTCTCGGTTTTGCGCCAAGTTTTGCGTCAGCAATTCACAAAATTATAcgacaaaaaaaattacagaaaacatgaaattaatcaataaaataaaaacccaaccCACAAAAATAAGT from Pyrus communis chromosome 9, drPyrComm1.1, whole genome shotgun sequence harbors:
- the LOC137745349 gene encoding AT-hook motif nuclear-localized protein 14-like — encoded protein: MEPNENQLSSYFQHPTTTTAPAPAAPSTAATTPSPTNGLLPNTHSTYGSHMVYSHSVPSSAVTSPLEPAKRKRGRPRKYGTPEQALAAKKAATTSSHSSSSKEKKDQHGAVSPSFSGSTKKSQQFSLGNAGQGFTPHVLTVAAGEDVGQKIMFFMQQSKREICILSASGTISNASLRQPATSGGNITYEGRFEIISLSGSYVRTDLGGRAGGLSVCLSNTDGQIIGGGVGGPLKAAGPVQVIVGTFQIDAKKDATAGVKGDASAAKLPSPGEMMSGGFRSTLDSSGRPLVRGNEDQQPMGGSHFMLQGMHVAPSRPTDWRGGPDARGTGAYELTGRGGRAPHQSPENGDYDQIQD
- the LOC137745412 gene encoding large ribosomal subunit protein eL20z-like, which translates into the protein MHESSTDLVEGASMKNNTGITSLKQQYGGDHGSKEMVQLEVDGGELDLLDGMYDKPLSCFGCGIGWSSFLLGFAFPPLWYYATVLYFGNHLKDPRERPGLAASAIAALICLVIVAVALLVVFCLQ
- the LOC137745762 gene encoding uncharacterized protein, which encodes MEKQPKKSPHPTHPTSADQRKYKKKKKNIMFHYKEEKEAKKEAFRKYLESSGVLDALTKVLVALYEQNEKPSSALEFVQQKLGGPSVSDYEKLQAELSELQKKYSTLSAAYQETCTELEGLKSSQLLNVASLSIKDKETAGEEALKEKI